The following coding sequences lie in one Rutidosis leptorrhynchoides isolate AG116_Rl617_1_P2 chromosome 4, CSIRO_AGI_Rlap_v1, whole genome shotgun sequence genomic window:
- the LOC139839468 gene encoding polyadenylate-binding protein 6-like has protein sequence MAIAMQSVFPIPTPPAQLFLPPALLPATLYVGDLHSDTTENDLYTLFSKIGPLSSVRICRDRVSYKSLCYGYVNFKLTAHADAALSKLNHTEMRGKPMRIMWCQRDPFTRRTGLANLFVKNIDSLVTDVKLEEAFAKFGTILSCKIAKDNQGKSKGFGFVQFDSEESANNALNALDGSTLGEKIISVAKFLKKSERKEPEFTNLYVKNLDSDFTEDLLKDKFSEYGNVTSAVIMKDADGKSKGFGFVNFDSPDSAKMAIEALNGAIIGFKEWFVGKALKKSEREGLKLSTKTDKISAANLFVRNLAASVDEKALEETFGVFGKIVLTKVVRDKSGASKGFGFVCFSNSEAAKNACDSLNGKLYHQKYMIITAAMSKEECTRHLQARIASQQNFGSSQYLPPYYGLQSYGRTPVYDPYWPPNVYTSMQVLPTYKSPSHQGGVHLSYNKVQKPVKGLNACFSKGLFAKQAYQNLSVKRSRVLLEIKSPKVMKSRKAFLKKHVKNEVGADEGGLGLHQHLAF, from the exons ATGGCAATTGCAATGCAGAGTGTTTTTCCGATCCCCACACCACCGGCACAACTGTTTCTaccaccagcactactaccggcgACTCTCTACGTCGGCGATCTTCATTCTGATACTACCGAGAACGATCTGTATACTCTGTTCTCCAAGATTGGACCACTGAGTTCTGTTCGTATTTGTCGAGATCGTGTTTCGTATAAATCGCTGTGTTACGGTTACGTCAATTTTAAGCTCACTGCTCACG CGGATGCAGCGTTATCGAAGTTGAATCATACTGAAATGAGGGGGAAACCGATGCGTATAATGTGGTGTCAACGTGATCCGTTTACAAGAAGAACTGGACTAGCAAATTTGTTTGTGAAAAACATTGATTCATTGGTGACTGATGTTAAATTGGAAGAGGCTTTTGCGAAGTTCGGGACGATTCTTTCTTGTAAGATTGCTAAAGATAATCAGGGCAAAAGTAAGGGTTTCGGATTTGTTCAATTTGATTCAGAGGAATCTGCTAATAATGCTCTTAACGCATTAGATGGATCTACACTCGGTGAAAAGATTAT TTCTGTagccaagtttctcaagaaaagtGAAAGGAAGGAACCCGAATTTACAAATCTGTATGTGAAAAATCTCGATTCTGATTTCACCGAGGATCTCTTGAAAGACAAGTTCTCTGAATATGGTAATGTCACAAGTGCGGTGATCATGAAAGATGCTGATGGGAAATCAAAAGGTTTTGGATTCGTCAACTTTGACTCACCTGATAGTGCAAAGATGGCCATTGAAGCTCTAAATGGTGCTATAATAG GTTTCAAGGAATGGTTTGTTGGAAAGGCTCTGAAAAAATCCGAAAGAGAAGGACTGAAACTTTCTACTAAAACGGACAAAATAAGTGCTGCGAATCTTTTTGTGAGGAATCTTGCTGCGTCTGTAGATGAAAAAGCTCTTGAGGAAACTTTTGGTGTTTTTGGGAAAATCGTTCTAACCAAAGTTGTACGCGATAAAAGTGGTGCTAGCAAAGGGTTTGGATTTGTGTGTTTCTCCAATTCAGAAGCAGCAAAGAACGCGTGTGATTCACTTAATG GAAAACTTTACCATCAAAAGTACATGATAATTACTGCTGCAATGAGTAAAGAAGAATGTACCCGACACTTGCAAGCTCGTATTGCATCACAACAGAATTTTGGTAGCAGTCAGTATCTACCACCATACTATGGTCTGCAGTCCTATGGTAGAACACCTGTGTATGATCCTTACTGGCCGCCAAATGTCTATACAAGTATGCAAGTTTTACCTACTTATAAGTCACCGAGTCATCAG GGAGGTGTTCACTTGAGCTATAACAAGGTTCAAAAACCAGTTAAGGGGTTGAATGCTTGTTTCTCAAAGGGGTTGTTTGCCAAGCAGGCTTATCAG AATCTGAGTGTGAAGAGGTCTCGAGTGCTGTTGGAGATTAAATCACCTAAAGTAATGAAATCCCGAAAAGCGTTTTTGAAGAAGCATGTTAAGAATGAAGTTGGAGCAGATGAAGGTGGGCTTGGTTTACACCAGCACCTGGCTTTCTGA